From Triticum urartu cultivar G1812 chromosome 2, Tu2.1, whole genome shotgun sequence, a single genomic window includes:
- the LOC125539969 gene encoding growth-regulating factor 11-like, whose protein sequence is MAAEGEDKKDANSVGGGGGGGENTLEAAEEAILQAVGQEPGQELEGEVEESADREGNGDDAGKEDSGCKDLVLVEDPVLVEDPEEAVATAALQEEMRALFASVPEGAGASFTAMQLQELEQQSRVYQYMAARVPVPTHLVFPIWKSVTGASSEGAQNYPTLMGLATLCLDFGKSPEPEPGRCRRTDGKKWRCWRKTIPNEKYCERHMHRGRKRPVQVIVEDDEPDSASGSKSSSGKVTEGGKKTDDKSSSSKKLAVAAPAAVEFT, encoded by the exons ATGGCGGCGGAAGGGGAGGACAAGAAGGATGCTAATTCCgttggaggcggcggcggcggcggcgagaacaccctggaggcggcggaggaggcgatTCTGCAGGCGGTAGGGCAAGAACCCGGTCAAGAATTGGAGGGCGAGGTGGAGGAGAGCGCAGATCGAGAGGGGAACGGCGACGACGCTGGGAAGGAAGATAGTGGGTGTAAAGATCTGGTCCTGGTAGAGGACCCTGTCCTGGTCGAGGATCCAGAGGAAG CGGTAGCAACTGCAGCACTTCAGGAAGAAATGAGAGCGCTTTTCGCGTCTGTCCCTGAAGGTGCTGGGGCATCATTTACTGCGATGCAGCTGCAGGAGCTAGAGCAGCAGTCTCGGGTATACCAGTATATGGCTGCCCGCGTGCCTGTGCCTACCCATCTCGTCTTCCCCATCTGGAAGAGTGTTACCGGTGCATCCTCTGAAGGCGCACAGAATTACCCTACAT TGATGGGATTGGCAACACTCTGCTTGGACTTCGGGAAGAGCCCAGAACCAGAACCAGGAAGGTGCCGGCGAACAGATGGAAAAAAGTGGCGATGCTGGAGAAAAACAATCCCAAACGAGAAATATTGTGAACGCCATATGCATCGTGGTCGCAAGCGTCCTGTACAGGTTATTGTTGAGGATGACGAGCCTGATTCCGCATCAGGGTCAAAATCGTCATCTGGCAAAGTCACTGAAGGAGGCAAGAAGACTGACGACAAGAGTTCAAGTAGCAAGAAGCTTGCAGTGGCAGCACCAGCTGCTGTGGAGTTTACATGA